A single genomic interval of Dysidea avara chromosome 8, odDysAvar1.4, whole genome shotgun sequence harbors:
- the LOC136262919 gene encoding uncharacterized protein: MDVTTTNRVCKGHYFNDDKKLLKFFIPEYEVVIGACLEYRNHWVLLMFEEKSSTITYVNPKGEKSSTISLLERGWNQFSSYQFLSEKSKKLYKWKVVTKSHFKQRDTSSCGVFVMRFAESLLLNEALPEEMKQIYELRQGMAEKLIELSDSVHTVMLVDGKMEVFGSSATNVTGGTIYHV, translated from the exons ATGGATGTGACTACAACAAATAGAGTTTGTAAAGGCCATTATTTTAATGATGACAAAAAGCTGCTGAAG TTTTTTATACCGGAGTATGAAGTAGTGATTGGTGCATGCCTGGAATACAGAAACCACTGGGTTTTACTG ATGTTCGAGGAAAAGTCATCTACAATCACTTATGTTAATCCAAAAGGTGAAAAAAGCTCTACCATATCTTTGCTGGAGCGGGGATGGAA CCAATTTTCAAGTTACCAGTTTTTATCAGAAAAGAGCAAAAAATTGTATAAATGGAAGGTTGTAACCAAGTCGCACTTTAAGCAAAGGGATACTTCATCATGTGGAGTTTTTGTTATGAGA tttgCAGAATCCTTGCTATTAAATGAGGCATTGCCTGAAGAAATGAAGCAGATTTATGAGCTAAGACAAGGAATGGCAGAGAAGTTAATTGAACTATCTG ACTCAGTACatactgtcatgcttgtggatgggaagatgGAGGTGTTTGG GTCCAGTGCGACGAATGTGACTGGTGGTACCATTTACCATGTGTAA